In one Sphingomonas sp. S1-29 genomic region, the following are encoded:
- a CDS encoding tetratricopeptide repeat protein produces MGFVTLAFLLAAIVALLWSLRIAPRLLLLAGAVMMLGAAGYALQGRPTLAGSLPDAQAARGAPIDPSLIEIRQQMFGRFQYADTYFTLTDALTRMGNDRGAALAMLGGVRSAPNSLPLWTWLGVTLNQQDGGAMSPAAQLAFRKARSLNPQHPAPWFFQGTALMRAGEFDSARAYWVRALAVSRANSAYRPAIAERIAMLDRSLAMRVKMQAEMGGAPVM; encoded by the coding sequence ATGGGTTTCGTAACCCTGGCCTTCCTGCTTGCCGCGATCGTCGCGTTGCTATGGTCGCTACGGATCGCGCCGCGATTGCTGTTGCTGGCGGGCGCGGTGATGATGCTGGGGGCGGCGGGCTATGCGCTGCAGGGCCGGCCGACGCTCGCGGGGAGCTTGCCCGACGCCCAGGCGGCGCGCGGCGCGCCGATCGATCCGTCGCTGATCGAAATCCGCCAACAGATGTTCGGCCGGTTCCAATATGCCGATACCTATTTCACACTGACCGACGCGCTCACCCGGATGGGCAATGATCGCGGCGCGGCGCTGGCGATGCTCGGCGGCGTGCGATCGGCGCCCAACAGCCTGCCGCTCTGGACCTGGCTCGGCGTGACGCTGAACCAGCAAGACGGAGGGGCGATGTCGCCTGCCGCGCAACTGGCGTTCCGGAAGGCGCGGTCGCTCAATCCGCAGCATCCCGCGCCGTGGTTCTTCCAGGGCACAGCGCTGATGCGCGCGGGCGAGTTCGATTCGGCGCGCGCCTATTGGGTGCGTGCGCTGGCGGTGTCGCGGGCGAATTCCGCGTACCGGCCGGCCATCGCCGAACGGATCGCGATGCTCGATCGGTCTCTCGCGATGCGCGTGAAGATGCAGGCCGAGATGGGCGGCGCGCCGGTGATGTAG
- a CDS encoding Glu/Leu/Phe/Val family dehydrogenase, whose product MLTDWGFPDFDDHEGVHLFTDRATGLQAVIALHSTALGPAAGGTRFWHYAQSADAITDALRLSRGMSFKNAMAGLPMGGGKGVILADANRTKTPEMLKAFGRAVESLGGRYITAEDVGISEADMVTVSGETKFVSGLPATASGGAGGDPGPFTSTGVYLGVKAAAKRALGTDDMRGVHVAIQGVGSVGGGLARLLAADGARLTLADVNRDRAQALAEALGAAVADPDQVLGIEADIVSPNALGAVLTPESIAALRCKAVAGGANNQLAHRDDGATLHARGILYAPDYVINAGGIISVGLEYLGHGDRAEVERRITLIPGRLVDVWDESERTGLPASDVADAQARRLIGRG is encoded by the coding sequence GTGCTCACCGACTGGGGCTTCCCCGATTTCGACGATCATGAGGGCGTGCACCTCTTCACCGACCGCGCCACCGGCCTGCAGGCGGTGATCGCTTTGCACTCGACCGCGCTCGGGCCAGCCGCTGGCGGCACCCGCTTCTGGCATTATGCCCAGTCGGCCGATGCGATTACCGATGCGCTGCGATTGTCGCGCGGGATGAGCTTCAAGAACGCGATGGCCGGGCTGCCGATGGGCGGCGGCAAGGGCGTGATCCTCGCCGATGCCAATCGCACCAAGACCCCTGAAATGCTCAAGGCTTTCGGTCGCGCGGTCGAATCGCTCGGCGGGCGCTACATCACCGCCGAGGATGTCGGCATTTCCGAAGCCGATATGGTTACCGTGTCGGGCGAGACGAAGTTCGTCTCGGGCCTGCCGGCCACCGCCAGCGGCGGGGCAGGGGGCGATCCGGGACCCTTCACCAGCACCGGCGTGTATCTTGGCGTCAAGGCGGCGGCGAAGCGCGCGCTGGGCACCGATGACATGCGCGGCGTCCATGTCGCGATCCAGGGCGTCGGCAGCGTCGGTGGCGGGCTCGCCCGGCTGCTGGCCGCCGACGGCGCGCGGCTGACGCTGGCCGACGTCAATCGTGACCGTGCGCAGGCACTTGCCGAGGCGCTCGGCGCTGCGGTTGCCGATCCTGACCAGGTGCTCGGCATCGAAGCCGATATCGTCAGCCCCAATGCGCTTGGCGCGGTGCTGACCCCCGAATCGATCGCCGCGCTTCGCTGCAAGGCGGTCGCGGGCGGCGCGAACAACCAGCTCGCCCACCGCGACGACGGCGCGACGCTGCATGCGCGCGGGATCCTGTACGCGCCCGATTACGTCATCAACGCCGGCGGCATCATCAGCGTCGGCCTCGAATATCTCGGTCATGGCGACCGCGCCGAGGTCGAGCGGCGGATCACGCTCATTCCGGGCCGGTTGGTCGATGTGTGGGACGAAAGCGAGCGCACCGGGCTGCCCGCGTCGGACGTCGCCGATGCGCAGGCGCGCCGGCTCATCGGCCGCGGATGA
- a CDS encoding GspE/PulE family protein — translation MLDRMLAECIARRGGTVHVDLSGEALAIRIRVHGALHEVLALRGSDATALRACLFDRAGLIAGQGEGRLTAAGRDWLAHRLDTADGARVVLQHMGTPIAEDPLAAIGMSPALVRTIDSALLDAAGGVVVVAGPSGSGCAATLRAILARVNVGTRRSFAVQRVAEAADAGVGRVTVDAADPRGTAAALRLVLRQDPDIVLLDDLPDRETAQMAFEAARTRRLLLLGVEADDAVGAIARLRALRVERFLLASTLRVVVAQRLVRQLCADCRRPVQASAAASALLGFDPGSVIYTSDGCDVCKGSGFAGQVAVFEAIACDSAISRLLNDGGDSAILSRHAFVAAPNLGSAARALVREGRTTPEEALRISRGGAAVTA, via the coding sequence ATGCTCGACCGCATGCTGGCCGAATGCATCGCGCGCCGTGGCGGCACGGTGCATGTCGATCTCAGCGGCGAGGCGCTGGCGATCCGGATCCGCGTGCACGGTGCGTTGCACGAAGTCCTGGCGCTGCGTGGCTCCGACGCCACGGCCTTGCGCGCCTGCCTGTTCGACCGCGCTGGGCTGATCGCGGGGCAGGGTGAGGGACGGTTGACCGCCGCCGGCCGCGACTGGCTCGCCCATCGGCTCGACACCGCCGATGGCGCGCGCGTCGTGCTGCAGCATATGGGGACGCCGATCGCCGAAGACCCGCTGGCCGCGATCGGCATGTCGCCTGCGCTGGTCCGCACGATCGACAGCGCCTTGCTCGATGCTGCGGGCGGTGTCGTCGTAGTGGCGGGACCCTCGGGTTCGGGCTGCGCCGCGACGTTGCGGGCGATCCTGGCGCGGGTGAATGTCGGTACGCGGCGATCGTTCGCGGTCCAGCGCGTCGCCGAGGCCGCAGACGCCGGCGTCGGGCGGGTAACCGTTGATGCAGCCGATCCGCGCGGCACCGCCGCTGCGCTGCGGCTGGTGCTGCGGCAGGATCCCGACATCGTGCTGCTCGACGACTTGCCCGATCGCGAGACCGCGCAGATGGCGTTCGAGGCGGCGCGGACGCGCCGGCTGTTGCTGTTGGGGGTCGAGGCCGACGACGCAGTGGGGGCGATCGCGCGGCTGCGTGCGCTGCGCGTCGAACGCTTCCTGCTCGCGTCGACGCTGCGGGTCGTCGTTGCCCAACGCCTGGTGCGCCAGCTCTGCGCCGATTGCCGGCGCCCGGTCCAGGCATCGGCGGCGGCGTCGGCGCTGCTGGGGTTCGATCCGGGCTCGGTGATCTACACTAGCGACGGCTGCGACGTATGCAAGGGCAGCGGCTTTGCGGGGCAGGTCGCGGTGTTCGAAGCGATCGCGTGCGATTCGGCGATCAGCCGGCTGCTCAACGATGGCGGCGATTCCGCGATCCTTTCGCGTCACGCCTTCGTCGCCGCCCCCAATCTCGGCTCGGCCGCGCGCGCGCTGGTGCGCGAGGGGCGGACCACGCCCGAGGAAGCGCTACGAATCTCGCGGGGCGGCGCGGCGGTCACCGCCTGA
- a CDS encoding prolyl hydroxylase family protein has translation MATLASAPSVNLGSGYPPEPVIDQILAQPGVQKVPSPKLTLFLRKRFLTPEVCAALCAQIDAQRRPSTVSDFNGDSAFRTSETCDLDTSDPLVAQLERAITAFCGLDRAHGEPIQGQRYAVGQEFKAHTDYFEPQGADFQKLCSVAGNRTWTVMLYLNEPEAGGATRFKAIDKMVHPETGKLLAWNNLRPDGTPNPATLHHGMKVRAGTKYVITKWYRERPWGWA, from the coding sequence ATGGCAACGCTCGCATCCGCCCCGTCGGTCAATCTCGGCTCGGGCTATCCGCCCGAACCAGTAATCGATCAAATCCTCGCGCAACCCGGTGTCCAGAAAGTCCCCAGCCCAAAGCTAACGCTGTTCCTCCGCAAGCGCTTTCTCACCCCCGAGGTCTGCGCCGCGTTGTGCGCGCAGATCGATGCGCAGCGCCGCCCCTCGACGGTGTCGGACTTCAACGGCGATTCGGCGTTCCGGACCAGCGAGACCTGTGATCTCGACACCAGCGATCCACTGGTCGCGCAGCTCGAGCGGGCGATCACCGCGTTTTGCGGTCTCGATCGCGCGCATGGCGAGCCGATCCAGGGCCAGCGCTATGCGGTGGGGCAGGAGTTCAAGGCGCACACCGATTATTTCGAACCACAGGGCGCCGACTTCCAGAAACTCTGCTCGGTCGCGGGCAACCGTACCTGGACGGTGATGCTCTACCTGAACGAACCCGAGGCAGGCGGCGCGACGCGGTTCAAGGCGATCGACAAGATGGTCCATCCCGAAACCGGCAAACTGCTCGCGTGGAACAACCTGCGTCCTGACGGCACGCCCAATCCGGCGACGCTGCATCATGGGATGAAGGTGCGCGCGGGGACCAAGTACGTAATCACCAAATGGTATCGCGAGCGCCCCTGGGGCTGGGCGTAA
- a CDS encoding TonB-dependent receptor domain-containing protein, which produces MRRLVVYLIRILKMKKQLAFGSLLLATSQLVAPAALAQSTSPPTGSVVTPDATQQGTPPESLGPQDAPTEDIEISAPGAGDVQEDIVVIGRNIPNIVRATPQVVSVLSTADIARTGEGDIAGALTRVTGLSVVGNGFVFVRGLGDRYSSSLLNGSPLPSPEPLRRVVPLDIFPTNIVASALVQKSYSANYPGEFGGGAINLTTRAVPDETFLQVGGSVGFDTVSSSELGYVYDGGSADVFGYDDGERDVPAFIREAGLNSRSLTSAEASSLSNAPTTLLQEQAQLPANWSGEASFGTFVDVSGSTRIGLIASGGISNSFRTRAATQQVANSADGGLSSDFDTVTTDNRILVNGLFGLGAEIGEHRLRLTNVYVHDTLKQGILSAGDNEASGIPSPFGVPGLIEQYTNWFERQLFTTQFNGEFDFDPLKVEVRGSYANTKRKSPYERAFRYQYTDALGINDYINDLGGSPNRFGRVAFSDLNEDLYSGSIDLTYDLNLDRPLSISTGYAYTDSQRTASRYEFRYLGPNNASLPIEVAQLRPDYLLSDATINLYGITLQNNSTSQGAAAYDASLETNAGYVQVDAEVLDGIRATVGVRYEDASQSVVPTGGVTGTNLSNSYWLPASTITWNFAEDMQLRVHASKTIARPQFRELAPQIYQDFESNRQFIGNPLLVDSELYNLEARYEWFFGRDQRLTAAGFYKRIDNPIEAVASIAAGGGALQTGFSNAPSANLYGGEIEFQKYLPLDSLGSSFATARLLLLANYTYTQSSINASEALVPNPILNQPPVAANLLFRDGAPLVGQSDHLVNAQIGIEDEENRTQFTVLFNYASERVTNRGPVFDGQRLPDIVEEPGLRLDVVFRQGIAIGDKQSIDLKFEGRNLTKTRYQEYQIFPENVRVDTNTYDLGRIFTVGISATL; this is translated from the coding sequence TTGCGGCGGCTCGTCGTTTACCTGATCCGGATATTGAAAATGAAAAAGCAACTAGCATTCGGAAGCCTGCTTCTGGCCACTTCGCAGCTTGTCGCTCCTGCAGCGCTGGCTCAATCGACGAGCCCGCCAACCGGATCGGTCGTGACGCCCGACGCAACGCAGCAGGGCACACCGCCTGAGAGCTTGGGGCCGCAGGACGCGCCGACTGAAGATATCGAAATTTCGGCGCCCGGCGCAGGCGATGTTCAGGAAGACATTGTTGTGATCGGCCGCAACATTCCCAACATCGTCCGCGCGACCCCGCAGGTCGTTTCGGTCCTAAGCACCGCCGACATCGCCCGCACCGGCGAAGGCGACATTGCGGGCGCATTGACCCGCGTAACCGGGCTGAGCGTAGTTGGTAACGGTTTCGTGTTCGTTCGTGGCCTCGGCGATCGCTACTCTTCGTCGCTGCTCAACGGTTCGCCCTTGCCAAGCCCCGAGCCGCTGCGCCGCGTGGTGCCTCTCGACATTTTCCCAACGAATATCGTCGCGTCGGCCTTGGTGCAGAAAAGCTATTCTGCAAACTATCCCGGCGAATTCGGCGGCGGCGCGATCAATCTGACAACGCGCGCCGTGCCCGACGAGACATTCCTTCAGGTTGGCGGTTCGGTGGGTTTCGACACCGTTTCGTCGAGCGAACTCGGCTATGTTTATGATGGCGGCTCTGCCGATGTTTTCGGATATGATGATGGGGAGCGCGACGTTCCTGCGTTCATCCGCGAGGCGGGACTGAATTCGCGCAGCCTCACTTCCGCCGAGGCGTCGTCGCTTTCGAACGCTCCTACCACGTTGCTGCAGGAGCAGGCACAGCTCCCCGCGAACTGGTCGGGCGAAGCTAGCTTCGGGACATTCGTGGACGTAAGCGGTTCGACCCGGATCGGGTTGATCGCAAGTGGCGGCATCAGCAACAGCTTCCGCACGCGCGCCGCTACACAGCAGGTTGCCAACAGCGCAGACGGCGGGCTGTCGAGCGACTTCGACACGGTCACCACCGACAACCGCATTCTGGTGAACGGCTTGTTCGGGCTGGGTGCCGAAATCGGCGAACACCGCCTTCGCCTGACCAACGTATATGTGCACGACACGCTGAAGCAGGGCATCCTGAGCGCTGGCGACAACGAAGCGTCGGGCATTCCTAGTCCGTTCGGCGTACCCGGCCTGATCGAGCAATATACCAACTGGTTCGAGCGCCAGCTGTTCACCACCCAGTTCAATGGGGAGTTCGATTTTGATCCGCTCAAGGTCGAGGTTCGCGGTTCGTATGCTAATACTAAGCGTAAATCTCCCTATGAGCGGGCGTTCCGGTATCAATATACCGACGCGCTGGGGATCAACGACTATATCAACGATCTCGGCGGATCACCGAACCGTTTTGGCAGGGTAGCGTTCAGCGACCTGAACGAGGATCTCTATTCGGGTTCGATCGACCTGACCTACGACCTCAACCTCGATCGCCCGCTCAGTATATCGACTGGCTATGCGTATACCGACTCGCAGCGTACTGCGAGCCGCTATGAGTTCCGCTATCTCGGGCCGAACAACGCATCGCTGCCGATCGAGGTTGCGCAATTGCGTCCCGACTATCTCCTGTCGGACGCCACGATCAACTTGTACGGCATCACCCTGCAGAACAATTCGACGTCGCAGGGGGCCGCAGCATATGATGCGTCGCTCGAGACGAATGCAGGCTATGTACAGGTCGACGCAGAGGTGCTCGACGGCATTCGTGCCACCGTCGGCGTTCGGTATGAAGACGCCAGCCAATCGGTCGTGCCGACCGGCGGCGTAACGGGTACGAACCTGTCGAACAGCTATTGGCTGCCGGCATCGACGATCACCTGGAACTTCGCTGAAGACATGCAGCTTCGCGTCCATGCGTCAAAGACCATCGCTCGACCGCAGTTCCGTGAATTGGCGCCGCAAATCTATCAGGATTTCGAATCGAACCGGCAGTTCATCGGCAACCCGTTGCTGGTCGACTCGGAGCTGTACAATCTCGAAGCTCGGTATGAGTGGTTCTTCGGGCGCGATCAGCGCCTGACGGCGGCGGGCTTCTACAAGCGGATCGACAATCCGATCGAGGCGGTTGCATCGATTGCGGCCGGTGGCGGTGCGCTGCAGACCGGCTTCTCGAATGCGCCCTCCGCCAACCTCTATGGCGGCGAGATCGAGTTCCAGAAATATCTGCCGCTCGACAGCCTGGGCAGCAGCTTCGCCACTGCGCGCCTATTGTTGCTCGCGAACTACACATATACCCAGTCGAGCATCAACGCCTCGGAGGCGCTGGTGCCCAACCCGATCCTCAACCAGCCACCGGTAGCGGCAAATCTGTTGTTTCGGGACGGCGCACCGCTGGTTGGCCAGTCGGACCATCTGGTGAATGCGCAAATCGGTATCGAGGACGAGGAGAACCGCACCCAGTTCACCGTGCTGTTCAACTATGCCAGCGAACGAGTCACAAACCGTGGCCCGGTTTTCGACGGCCAGCGCTTGCCCGATATCGTCGAAGAGCCCGGGCTGCGGCTGGACGTGGTGTTCCGGCAAGGGATCGCGATCGGCGACAAGCAATCGATCGATCTGAAGTTCGAAGGCCGCAACCTGACCAAGACGCGGTACCAGGAATATCAGATTTTCCCTGAGAACGTCCGCGTTGACACCAACACCTATGATCTCGGCCGCATCTTCACCGTCGGGATCAGCGCCACGCTGTAA
- a CDS encoding HU family DNA-binding protein encodes MNKQELIGQVADHSGLTKGDAIKAVEAVFDSISGALKKGDEVRLVGFGTFSVSKRKASTGRNPRTGEPMTIKASTQPKFKAGKGLKDSVN; translated from the coding sequence ATGAACAAACAGGAACTGATCGGCCAGGTTGCCGACCATTCGGGGCTTACCAAGGGCGACGCGATCAAGGCGGTCGAAGCGGTGTTCGATTCGATCTCGGGTGCGCTCAAGAAGGGCGACGAAGTTCGCCTGGTCGGTTTCGGCACCTTTTCGGTCAGCAAGCGCAAGGCATCGACCGGTCGCAACCCGCGCACCGGCGAGCCGATGACGATTAAGGCCTCGACCCAGCCCAAGTTCAAGGCCGGCAAGGGCCTGAAGGATTCGGTCAACTGA
- the lon gene encoding endopeptidase La has protein sequence MKSSYPVLPLRDIVVFPHMIVPLFVGRDKSVAALEAAMADDKEIFLVAQLDPAQDDPGRDDLYDTGVSAEVLQLLKLPDGTVRVLVSGKARANLDQLEAKDGYLTATVSPVEEAAVEGTEVQALMRSVVDQFENYAKLNRKLPAETAVQLGELDDASRLADAIAGNIAVKVADKQSLLVEIDPRKRLEMVFAFMEGELGVLQVEKKIRSRVKRQMEKTQREYYLNEQLKAIQRELGNEGEEGDGDEIAELTQKIATLKLSKEARTKATAELKKLKTMAPMSAESTVVRNYLDVLLGLPWGKKSKVKKDLVEAEAVLDADHYGLEKVKDRILEYLAVQARTNKLKGPILCLVGPPGVGKTSLGKSIAKATGREFIRQSLGGVRDEAEIRGHRRTYIGSLPGKIVTNLRKAGTSNPLFLLDEIDKLGQDFRGDPASALLEVLDPEQNGKFQDHYLEIDVDLSDIMFVTTANSLNLPQALLDRMEIIRLEGYTEDEKVEIAEGHLIAKQIDAHGLKEGEFTLEQAALRDLIRYYTREAGVRTLEREIARLARKALRQILEGKATSITITPENLGEYAGVRKHRFGIGEEEHQIGAVTGLAWTEVGGELLTIESVTVPGKGAAKITGKLGDVMKESIETAFSFVKARAPSYGIKPSLFARKDIHIHLPEGAVPKDGPSAGIGIVTAIVSTLTGVAVRREIAMTGEVTLRGRVLPIGGLKEKLLAAMRGGITTVLIPAENEKDLVEIPAVIRDGLKIIPVSHVDEVLRLALVEPLTAIDWTEADELAALPPPGVPPVAGSVHH, from the coding sequence ATGAAGTCCAGCTATCCCGTATTGCCGCTACGCGACATCGTCGTGTTCCCGCACATGATCGTGCCCCTGTTCGTCGGTCGCGACAAGTCGGTCGCCGCGCTCGAGGCCGCGATGGCCGACGACAAGGAGATTTTCCTGGTCGCCCAGCTCGACCCCGCGCAGGACGATCCTGGTCGCGACGATCTCTACGACACCGGCGTCTCCGCCGAAGTGCTGCAATTGCTCAAGCTGCCCGACGGCACCGTCCGCGTACTGGTGTCGGGCAAGGCGCGCGCCAATCTCGACCAGCTCGAGGCCAAGGACGGCTATCTCACCGCGACGGTCTCGCCGGTCGAGGAAGCGGCGGTCGAGGGTACCGAGGTGCAGGCGCTGATGCGATCGGTGGTCGACCAGTTCGAGAATTACGCCAAGCTCAACCGCAAGCTGCCCGCCGAAACCGCGGTGCAGCTGGGCGAGCTCGACGATGCCTCGCGCCTCGCCGATGCGATCGCGGGGAATATTGCGGTCAAGGTCGCCGACAAGCAGTCGCTGCTGGTCGAGATCGACCCGCGCAAGCGGCTCGAGATGGTGTTCGCCTTCATGGAGGGTGAGCTTGGCGTGTTGCAGGTCGAAAAGAAGATCCGCAGCCGCGTGAAGCGCCAGATGGAGAAGACCCAGCGCGAATATTATCTCAACGAACAGTTGAAGGCGATTCAGCGCGAGCTGGGCAATGAAGGCGAGGAAGGCGATGGCGACGAAATCGCCGAGCTGACGCAGAAGATCGCGACGCTCAAGCTGTCGAAGGAAGCGCGGACCAAGGCCACCGCCGAGCTGAAGAAGCTCAAGACGATGGCTCCGATGTCGGCTGAATCGACGGTGGTCCGCAACTATCTCGACGTGCTGTTGGGGCTGCCCTGGGGCAAGAAGTCGAAGGTCAAGAAGGACCTGGTCGAGGCCGAAGCGGTGCTCGACGCCGATCATTATGGCCTGGAGAAGGTCAAGGACCGCATCCTTGAGTATCTCGCGGTCCAGGCGCGCACCAACAAGCTGAAGGGGCCGATCTTGTGCCTCGTCGGGCCGCCGGGCGTGGGCAAGACCTCGCTTGGCAAGAGCATCGCCAAGGCGACCGGGCGCGAGTTCATCCGCCAGTCGCTGGGCGGTGTGCGCGACGAGGCCGAGATCCGCGGCCATCGCCGCACCTATATCGGTTCGCTGCCGGGCAAGATCGTGACCAACCTGCGCAAGGCCGGCACGTCGAACCCGCTGTTCCTGCTCGACGAAATCGACAAGCTCGGCCAGGATTTCCGCGGCGACCCGGCATCGGCTCTGCTCGAAGTGCTCGACCCTGAACAGAACGGCAAGTTCCAGGACCATTATCTCGAAATCGACGTCGACCTGTCGGACATCATGTTCGTCACGACCGCGAACTCGCTGAACCTGCCACAGGCGCTGCTCGACCGGATGGAGATCATCCGGCTGGAGGGCTATACCGAGGATGAAAAGGTCGAGATCGCCGAGGGGCATCTGATCGCCAAGCAGATCGACGCGCATGGCCTGAAGGAGGGCGAGTTCACGCTCGAACAGGCCGCGCTGCGCGATTTGATCCGCTATTATACCCGTGAGGCGGGCGTCCGCACGCTCGAGCGCGAGATCGCGCGGCTGGCGCGCAAGGCGCTGCGCCAGATCCTCGAGGGCAAGGCGACCAGCATCACGATCACGCCAGAGAATCTCGGCGAATATGCCGGGGTGCGCAAGCATCGCTTCGGCATCGGCGAGGAGGAGCATCAGATCGGCGCGGTCACCGGGCTTGCCTGGACCGAAGTCGGCGGCGAATTGCTGACGATCGAAAGCGTGACGGTGCCCGGCAAGGGCGCGGCCAAGATCACCGGCAAGCTCGGCGATGTGATGAAGGAATCGATCGAAACCGCGTTCAGCTTCGTCAAGGCACGCGCGCCGTCTTATGGCATCAAGCCCAGCCTGTTCGCGCGCAAGGACATCCACATCCATCTGCCCGAAGGTGCGGTGCCCAAGGACGGTCCGTCGGCGGGTATCGGAATCGTCACCGCGATTGTCTCGACGCTCACCGGCGTTGCGGTGCGCCGCGAGATCGCGATGACCGGCGAGGTGACGCTGCGCGGCCGGGTGCTGCCGATTGGCGGCTTGAAGGAAAAGCTGCTTGCGGCGATGCGCGGCGGGATCACGACGGTGCTGATCCCGGCGGAAAACGAGAAGGACCTGGTCGAGATCCCCGCGGTGATCCGCGACGGGCTCAAGATCATCCCGGTCAGCCATGTCGACGAGGTGCTTCGCCTGGCGCTGGTCGAACCGCTCACCGCGATCGACTGGACCGAGGCCGACGAGCTGGCCGCCTTGCCCCCGCCCGGGGTGCCGCCGGTGGCGGGGTCGGTGCACCACTAA
- a CDS encoding M1 family metallopeptidase codes for MQGINRAALLGAAALLASAAADPGKPPLTAQTATTGGPLDPDQQKLIFDTADLAFEIFPEREAIAGVATLGFTAKAPVRRLVIDLDRNLPVSAVAIDGVALPRSAWRNPQGRMTIDLPRQVAAGGKVSARISYAGTPHVAVRAPWDGGFVWAKTPSGKPWVATAIQGEGCDLFWPCIDYPTYEPKRVDLHITVPAGLGAPSNGVLTGIDTLADGRRRWNWRVANPTIHSVALNVGPYRELKAVHTSRFGNQIPMHFWYLEGNEAKARGLFAEFAPTLDFYEAMVGPYPFAAEKMGVVETPHLGMEHQTINAYGNAYKQAPEGFDWLLHHEFGHEWFANQMTVANWDDFWLHEAYTQYMQPLYGRAREGEGRYLAMMRAGRARFENLHPIVSGTPRAANLVSDEATGPGSDIYFKGAWMLHTLRGLIGDAKFGEIMRRVVYGRSDPAPGNFTSRFATTAEYRAIVNDVAGRDLGWFFDVYLGQAALPELAETRTPGRLALAWKVPGGGDFPLPVEVWVAGRVQTLAMANGRGSVAVPAGALVIVDPQSRVLRKLPGDGGS; via the coding sequence ATGCAAGGCATCAATCGTGCGGCGCTGCTTGGCGCCGCCGCGCTGCTCGCCTCCGCCGCCGCCGATCCGGGCAAGCCGCCGCTCACCGCGCAAACCGCGACGACGGGTGGGCCGCTCGACCCCGACCAACAAAAGCTGATCTTCGACACCGCCGACCTGGCGTTCGAAATCTTTCCCGAGCGTGAAGCGATCGCGGGGGTGGCGACGCTTGGCTTCACCGCCAAGGCGCCGGTCCGCCGGTTGGTGATCGATCTCGACCGTAATCTGCCGGTGAGCGCGGTGGCGATCGACGGGGTCGCGCTGCCGCGCAGCGCGTGGCGCAACCCGCAAGGCCGCATGACGATCGACCTGCCGCGCCAGGTTGCGGCGGGCGGCAAGGTCAGCGCGCGGATCAGCTATGCCGGCACCCCGCATGTCGCGGTGCGCGCGCCGTGGGATGGCGGCTTCGTCTGGGCCAAGACGCCGTCGGGCAAGCCCTGGGTCGCCACGGCGATCCAGGGCGAGGGCTGCGACCTGTTCTGGCCGTGCATCGATTACCCGACCTACGAGCCCAAGCGCGTCGACCTGCACATCACCGTTCCCGCAGGGCTCGGCGCGCCGTCGAACGGGGTGTTGACCGGCATCGATACGCTGGCCGACGGACGGCGCCGGTGGAACTGGCGGGTCGCCAATCCGACGATCCACTCGGTCGCGCTCAATGTCGGGCCGTATCGCGAACTCAAGGCGGTCCATACCAGCCGTTTCGGCAACCAGATCCCGATGCATTTCTGGTATCTCGAAGGCAATGAGGCCAAGGCGCGCGGGCTGTTCGCCGAATTCGCGCCGACGCTCGATTTCTATGAGGCGATGGTCGGCCCCTACCCCTTCGCCGCCGAGAAGATGGGGGTGGTCGAGACCCCGCACCTCGGCATGGAGCACCAGACGATCAACGCCTATGGCAACGCCTATAAGCAGGCGCCCGAGGGCTTCGACTGGCTGTTGCACCACGAGTTCGGCCATGAATGGTTCGCCAACCAGATGACGGTGGCGAACTGGGACGATTTCTGGCTGCACGAGGCCTATACCCAATATATGCAGCCGCTCTATGGCCGTGCCCGCGAGGGCGAAGGGCGCTATCTGGCGATGATGCGCGCCGGGCGGGCGCGGTTCGAGAATCTTCATCCGATCGTTTCGGGCACGCCTCGCGCGGCGAACCTCGTGAGCGACGAAGCGACCGGGCCTGGCAGCGACATTTATTTCAAGGGCGCGTGGATGCTCCACACGCTGCGCGGGCTGATCGGCGATGCGAAGTTCGGCGAAATCATGCGCCGCGTCGTCTATGGCCGCTCCGATCCAGCGCCGGGCAACTTCACCTCACGCTTCGCGACGACCGCCGAATATCGCGCGATCGTGAACGATGTGGCCGGGCGCGACCTCGGCTGGTTCTTTGACGTGTATCTGGGGCAGGCAGCGCTTCCCGAACTGGCCGAAACGCGGACGCCGGGGCGGCTGGCGCTGGCGTGGAAAGTGCCGGGGGGTGGCGACTTTCCCTTGCCGGTCGAGGTGTGGGTCGCAGGACGGGTGCAGACGCTGGCGATGGCGAACGGGCGCGGTTCGGTTGCCGTACCGGCGGGGGCGCTGGTTATCGTCGATCCGCAGTCGCGCGTGTTGCGCAAGCTACCGGGCGACGGCGGCAGCTGA